One Dermatophagoides farinae isolate YC_2012a chromosome 6, ASM2471394v1, whole genome shotgun sequence genomic window carries:
- the Mob3 gene encoding MOB kinase activator 3 isoform X1 encodes MASMSSFVDFFSKSKKVGNNKNTFRPKKKFEPGTLRYSLHKQAIASLNSGINLREVVKLPQGEDLCDWIAVHVVDFFNRINLIYGIVTDYCTDESCPRMSGGHKYEYLWADGVNYKKPVPLPANKYISLLMDWIETQINNESLFPTKSDVPFPKTFLPTCKKILARLFRVFVHVYIHHFDRLMAVGAEAHCNTCYKHFYYFVKEFDLVNAKEFEPLADMTRRLCDTSRGLLQINMLSGSGGGGGGGGNNGDYGSHHNHHHHHHHHQQQQQQQQHHNNDKHHSNSSSNSNEKNV; translated from the exons ACATTTcgaccaaagaaaaaattcgaacCCGGAACATTACGATATTCATTACATAAACAAGCGATAGCTAGTCTAAATTCGGGCATTAATCTTCGTGAGGTTGTTAAACTACCACAag GCGAAGATCTATGCGATTGGATCGCTGTACAtgttgtcgatttttttaatCGTATAAATCTTATCTATGGTATTGTAACCGATTATTGTACGGATGAATCATGTCCACGTATGTCCGGTGGACATAAATATGAATATCTATGGGCTGATGGTGTTAATTATAAAAAACCAGTGCCACTACCTGCgaataaatatatttcattattaatggaTTGGATTGAAACACagatcaataatgaatcattatttcCAACAAAAAGTGATGTTCCATTTCCGAAAACATTTTTACCAACTTGTAAGAAAATTCTTGCTCGTCTATTCCGTGTATTTGTACATGTCTATATAcatcattttgatcgattgatggcCGTCGGTGCTGAAGCTCATTGTAATACTTGttataaacatttttattattttgtcaaAGAATTTGATCTTGTCAATGCTAAAGAATTTGAACCATTG GCCGATATGACACGAAGATTATGCGATACAAGCCGTGGATTATTACAGATTAATATGCTCAGTGGtagcggtggtggtggtggtggtggtggcaataACGGTGATTATGGAtcacatcataatcatcaccatcatcatcatcatcatcaacaacaacaacaacaacaacaacatcataataatgataaacatcATAGTAacagtagtagtaatagtaatgaaaaaaatgtctga
- the Mob3 gene encoding MOB kinase activator 3 isoform X2 — MASMSSFVDFFSKSKKTFRPKKKFEPGTLRYSLHKQAIASLNSGINLREVVKLPQGEDLCDWIAVHVVDFFNRINLIYGIVTDYCTDESCPRMSGGHKYEYLWADGVNYKKPVPLPANKYISLLMDWIETQINNESLFPTKSDVPFPKTFLPTCKKILARLFRVFVHVYIHHFDRLMAVGAEAHCNTCYKHFYYFVKEFDLVNAKEFEPLADMTRRLCDTSRGLLQINMLSGSGGGGGGGGNNGDYGSHHNHHHHHHHHQQQQQQQQHHNNDKHHSNSSSNSNEKNV; from the exons ACATTTcgaccaaagaaaaaattcgaacCCGGAACATTACGATATTCATTACATAAACAAGCGATAGCTAGTCTAAATTCGGGCATTAATCTTCGTGAGGTTGTTAAACTACCACAag GCGAAGATCTATGCGATTGGATCGCTGTACAtgttgtcgatttttttaatCGTATAAATCTTATCTATGGTATTGTAACCGATTATTGTACGGATGAATCATGTCCACGTATGTCCGGTGGACATAAATATGAATATCTATGGGCTGATGGTGTTAATTATAAAAAACCAGTGCCACTACCTGCgaataaatatatttcattattaatggaTTGGATTGAAACACagatcaataatgaatcattatttcCAACAAAAAGTGATGTTCCATTTCCGAAAACATTTTTACCAACTTGTAAGAAAATTCTTGCTCGTCTATTCCGTGTATTTGTACATGTCTATATAcatcattttgatcgattgatggcCGTCGGTGCTGAAGCTCATTGTAATACTTGttataaacatttttattattttgtcaaAGAATTTGATCTTGTCAATGCTAAAGAATTTGAACCATTG GCCGATATGACACGAAGATTATGCGATACAAGCCGTGGATTATTACAGATTAATATGCTCAGTGGtagcggtggtggtggtggtggtggtggcaataACGGTGATTATGGAtcacatcataatcatcaccatcatcatcatcatcatcaacaacaacaacaacaacaacaacatcataataatgataaacatcATAGTAacagtagtagtaatagtaatgaaaaaaatgtctga
- the Mob3 gene encoding MOB kinase activator 3 isoform X3 — MKKTFRPKKKFEPGTLRYSLHKQAIASLNSGINLREVVKLPQGEDLCDWIAVHVVDFFNRINLIYGIVTDYCTDESCPRMSGGHKYEYLWADGVNYKKPVPLPANKYISLLMDWIETQINNESLFPTKSDVPFPKTFLPTCKKILARLFRVFVHVYIHHFDRLMAVGAEAHCNTCYKHFYYFVKEFDLVNAKEFEPLADMTRRLCDTSRGLLQINMLSGSGGGGGGGGNNGDYGSHHNHHHHHHHHQQQQQQQQHHNNDKHHSNSSSNSNEKNV; from the exons ACATTTcgaccaaagaaaaaattcgaacCCGGAACATTACGATATTCATTACATAAACAAGCGATAGCTAGTCTAAATTCGGGCATTAATCTTCGTGAGGTTGTTAAACTACCACAag GCGAAGATCTATGCGATTGGATCGCTGTACAtgttgtcgatttttttaatCGTATAAATCTTATCTATGGTATTGTAACCGATTATTGTACGGATGAATCATGTCCACGTATGTCCGGTGGACATAAATATGAATATCTATGGGCTGATGGTGTTAATTATAAAAAACCAGTGCCACTACCTGCgaataaatatatttcattattaatggaTTGGATTGAAACACagatcaataatgaatcattatttcCAACAAAAAGTGATGTTCCATTTCCGAAAACATTTTTACCAACTTGTAAGAAAATTCTTGCTCGTCTATTCCGTGTATTTGTACATGTCTATATAcatcattttgatcgattgatggcCGTCGGTGCTGAAGCTCATTGTAATACTTGttataaacatttttattattttgtcaaAGAATTTGATCTTGTCAATGCTAAAGAATTTGAACCATTG GCCGATATGACACGAAGATTATGCGATACAAGCCGTGGATTATTACAGATTAATATGCTCAGTGGtagcggtggtggtggtggtggtggtggcaataACGGTGATTATGGAtcacatcataatcatcaccatcatcatcatcatcatcaacaacaacaacaacaacaacaacatcataataatgataaacatcATAGTAacagtagtagtaatagtaatgaaaaaaatgtctga